One genomic region from Terriglobus aquaticus encodes:
- the msrA gene encoding peptide-methionine (S)-S-oxide reductase MsrA translates to MAQETAILAGGCFWGMQELLRDRPGVISTRVGYSGGDVKNATYRNHGTHAEAVEIVFDPAKISYRRLLEFFFQIHDPSTPNRQGNDRGASYRSAIYYTNDEQKRVAEETIADVNASGLWPGKVVTEVAPAGDFWEAEPEHQDYLQRIPYGYTCHWVRPNWVLPKREAAVPA, encoded by the coding sequence ATGGCGCAGGAAACAGCAATCTTGGCGGGCGGATGTTTCTGGGGCATGCAGGAGCTGCTGCGTGACCGGCCCGGCGTGATCAGCACCCGCGTGGGCTACTCCGGCGGCGACGTAAAGAACGCCACCTACCGCAATCACGGCACCCACGCCGAAGCGGTCGAGATCGTCTTCGACCCGGCAAAGATCAGCTACCGCCGTCTGCTGGAGTTTTTCTTCCAGATCCACGACCCCAGCACGCCCAACCGGCAGGGCAATGACCGCGGTGCCAGCTACCGCTCGGCCATCTACTACACCAACGACGAGCAGAAGCGCGTAGCCGAAGAGACCATTGCCGACGTGAACGCCAGCGGCCTGTGGCCCGGCAAGGTGGTCACCGAAGTGGCGCCGGCTGGCGACTTCTGGGAGGCCGAACCGGAGCACCAGGACTACCTGCAGCGCATCCCGTATGGCTACACGTGTCACTGGGTGCGCCCGAACTGGGTTCTGCCGAAGCGCGAAGCCGCAGTCCCCGCGTAA
- a CDS encoding N-acetylmuramoyl-L-alanine amidase → MIAPALLLASACVAAVPRKAAETTPWQVAEAARAQLAQIPPGERTGTDYRTVMDAYRLIYHANPGDLHAPESIFQVGNLLAEEGIVLHDPHALQESLGQYEFLRRQYPTSSLRISAALEEAHVAVAGLHDAKLAREKYTDFLTEFPRSQRVPEAREALAALKAGRMPQVTSGPLAQTSTKQTAAAQPDAQSAATTMAQASSSQAGQAPNGTAQIDAPSATATSRGNRTTQTPPALQTAARFQTEAAANSNGVAQSTVAPSERAEASQRASERTATQRDAVIHAATNPEQAATDDTPASAKAAAHTKSGLAQVTGIRHWSTPTYTRVAIDLGDQVQYEAARVPNPDRIYFDLHGTRLAPELQGKLLNVVDDGFLKRVRIAQYTADSTRVVLDVNDVTEYSAFLLPNPYRLIIDIHGGAKTTTSQTNTPTTNTAPQQAKTSQAAPVTRTTEPVMGDNDGGIVGDAPTPSSPAPRRTSSLATTSRANTDVASLSKQPGKVDATDRPTTQPIAVVADRRGGDTETPATAHKVKRALAAANSPEAAPDASSQRTADLGSNRAAAPTTEGQRSLMRALGLKIGRIVIDPGHGGHDSGTLGADGIMEKDVVLDVALRLGKLLHDHLGAEIIYTRSDDTFIPLETRTAIANKAQADLFLSIHANSSKDETARGVETYYLNFTSDPTALDVAARENAVSDQSVSELSTMVKKITLKDKIDESREFAQDVEQSLYTGLERGNAGLKNRGVKKAPFVVLIGANMPSILTEISFVTNPDDAAKLRTGDYRERVAESIYKGVARYAQGLGGMRVASTTPAKSNSPE, encoded by the coding sequence GTGATCGCCCCCGCACTTCTGCTGGCCTCGGCGTGCGTGGCCGCTGTGCCCAGGAAGGCCGCCGAGACCACACCCTGGCAGGTGGCCGAGGCCGCCCGCGCCCAGCTTGCGCAGATTCCCCCCGGCGAGCGCACCGGCACCGACTACCGCACCGTCATGGACGCCTACCGGCTGATCTACCACGCCAACCCCGGCGACCTGCACGCGCCGGAGTCCATATTCCAGGTCGGCAATCTCCTGGCCGAGGAAGGCATCGTCCTGCACGATCCGCACGCCCTGCAGGAGTCGCTTGGCCAGTACGAGTTCCTGCGCCGGCAGTACCCCACCAGCAGCCTGCGCATCTCCGCCGCGCTCGAAGAGGCGCACGTCGCCGTCGCCGGCCTGCACGACGCGAAGCTCGCCCGCGAGAAGTACACCGACTTTCTCACCGAGTTCCCCCGGTCGCAGCGTGTGCCCGAAGCGCGCGAAGCCTTGGCGGCGCTGAAAGCCGGCCGCATGCCACAGGTGACCAGCGGCCCGCTTGCCCAGACCAGCACCAAGCAAACCGCTGCCGCTCAGCCGGATGCACAATCCGCGGCGACCACCATGGCGCAGGCAAGCTCCAGCCAGGCAGGCCAAGCCCCAAACGGCACAGCACAGATCGATGCGCCATCCGCCACGGCGACCTCGCGCGGCAATCGGACCACGCAGACCCCACCTGCCCTGCAGACCGCAGCGCGCTTCCAGACCGAGGCCGCCGCCAACAGCAACGGCGTCGCCCAGTCGACCGTCGCGCCCAGCGAGCGTGCCGAGGCCAGCCAGCGCGCCAGCGAGCGCACCGCTACCCAGCGCGATGCCGTCATCCACGCCGCCACCAACCCCGAACAGGCCGCCACCGACGACACACCCGCCTCCGCCAAGGCTGCCGCCCATACGAAGAGCGGCCTGGCGCAGGTGACCGGCATTCGTCACTGGTCCACGCCCACCTACACCCGCGTCGCCATCGACCTGGGCGACCAGGTGCAGTACGAGGCCGCGCGCGTTCCCAACCCCGACCGCATCTACTTCGACCTGCACGGCACGCGTCTGGCGCCCGAACTGCAAGGCAAGCTGCTGAACGTGGTCGACGACGGCTTCCTGAAGCGCGTCCGCATCGCGCAGTACACCGCCGACTCCACCCGCGTGGTGCTCGACGTGAACGACGTCACGGAATACTCAGCCTTCCTGCTGCCCAACCCGTACCGCCTCATCATCGACATCCACGGCGGCGCCAAGACCACTACCTCCCAGACGAACACGCCCACCACCAACACAGCGCCGCAACAGGCAAAGACGAGTCAGGCCGCACCCGTGACCCGCACCACCGAACCGGTCATGGGAGACAACGACGGCGGCATCGTCGGCGACGCACCCACGCCATCCTCCCCCGCTCCTCGCCGCACATCTTCACTCGCAACAACGTCCCGCGCCAACACTGACGTTGCCTCGCTGAGCAAGCAGCCCGGCAAGGTAGACGCCACCGACCGGCCCACCACGCAGCCCATCGCCGTGGTCGCCGATCGCCGCGGCGGCGACACCGAAACGCCCGCAACCGCGCACAAAGTGAAGCGTGCCCTGGCTGCGGCGAACAGCCCTGAAGCTGCACCAGATGCCTCGTCCCAGCGCACCGCCGATCTCGGCTCGAACCGCGCCGCCGCACCCACCACCGAGGGCCAGCGATCGCTCATGCGCGCACTCGGCCTCAAGATCGGCCGCATCGTCATCGACCCCGGCCACGGCGGTCATGACTCCGGCACGCTCGGCGCCGACGGCATCATGGAAAAGGACGTCGTACTCGACGTCGCTCTGCGCCTCGGCAAACTGCTGCACGACCACCTGGGCGCGGAGATCATCTACACGCGTTCCGACGACACCTTTATCCCCCTCGAAACGCGCACCGCCATCGCCAACAAGGCGCAGGCCGATCTCTTTCTCTCCATCCACGCCAACAGCAGCAAGGACGAGACCGCGCGCGGCGTGGAGACCTACTACCTGAACTTCACCAGCGACCCCACCGCGCTGGACGTGGCCGCGCGCGAAAACGCGGTGAGCGACCAGAGCGTGTCCGAACTGAGCACCATGGTCAAAAAGATTACGCTCAAGGACAAGATCGACGAGTCACGTGAGTTCGCGCAGGACGTGGAGCAGTCGCTCTACACCGGCCTGGAACGCGGCAACGCCGGCCTGAAGAACCGCGGCGTGAAGAAGGCCCCGTTCGTCGTGCTCATCGGCGCCAACATGCCTTCGATCCTCACAGAGATCAGCTTCGTCACCAACCCCGACGATGCCGCCAAGCTCCGCACTGGCGACTACCGCGAACGCGTCGCCGAATCCATCTACAAAGGCGTTGCCCGCTACGCCCAGGGCCTCGGCGGCATGCGCGTCGCGAGCACCACCCCAGCGAAATCGAACAGCCCCGAATAA